Proteins encoded by one window of Mycolicibacterium cosmeticum:
- a CDS encoding MarR family winged helix-turn-helix transcriptional regulator, giving the protein MPTVTEDVDPLALERQVCFALAVTNRAVLAVYRPLLEPLGLTHPQYLVMLALWDNANADGPALSVKQIAALLQMDPATTSPMLKRLEALGLITRTRSSADERTTHVTLTAEGTALRRRALDIPPAVVARLGVELSELEHLHTVLTRINAAAVAAGALPD; this is encoded by the coding sequence ATGCCCACCGTGACCGAAGACGTCGACCCCCTCGCCCTGGAACGTCAGGTGTGCTTCGCGCTGGCGGTGACCAACCGTGCCGTGCTGGCCGTGTACCGGCCGCTGCTGGAACCCCTCGGGCTCACCCATCCGCAGTACCTGGTGATGCTGGCGCTGTGGGACAACGCCAACGCCGACGGGCCCGCGCTGTCGGTGAAGCAGATCGCCGCCCTGCTGCAGATGGATCCGGCGACGACATCGCCCATGCTGAAGCGGCTCGAGGCGCTCGGCCTGATCACCCGCACCCGCAGCAGCGCCGACGAGCGCACCACCCACGTCACCCTGACGGCCGAGGGCACCGCCCTGCGCCGGCGCGCGCTGGACATCCCGCCCGCCGTGGTGGCGCGCCTCGGTGTCGAACTGTCCGAACTGGAGCACCTGCACACGGTGCTCACCCGGATCAACGCGGCGGCGGTGGCCGCGGGGGCGCTGCCCGACTAG
- a CDS encoding DUF5313 domain-containing protein: MAVSRPAPLQYLAYAYGRRLPDSMREFVAADLTGPGAIRRHMIRYSIPPLLILAPLWLLPASLYVHLEMTVPIYFWAVVMAFVLNKIWRRHRLAQHGLDPNLVDVANRERNARLHEDYARRYGARPESARWQANSSPF; this comes from the coding sequence ATGGCCGTGTCCCGCCCCGCCCCGCTGCAGTACCTCGCGTACGCCTACGGGCGGCGCCTGCCGGATTCGATGCGCGAATTCGTCGCCGCCGACCTGACCGGCCCCGGCGCGATCCGCCGGCACATGATCCGGTACTCGATTCCGCCGCTGCTCATCCTGGCCCCGCTGTGGCTGCTACCCGCCTCGTTGTACGTGCACCTGGAGATGACAGTGCCCATCTATTTCTGGGCCGTGGTGATGGCGTTCGTGCTCAACAAGATCTGGCGCAGGCACCGGCTGGCCCAGCACGGCTTGGACCCCAACCTGGTGGATGTGGCCAACCGTGAGCGCAATGCCCGCCTGCACGAGGACTATGCCCGCCGCTACGGTGCCCGCCCGGAATCGGCCAGGTGGCAGGCGAACTCCAGCCCGTTCTGA
- a CDS encoding DNA repair helicase XPB — protein MTEGPLIVQSDKTVLLEVDHELAGAARAAIAPFAELERAPEHIHTYRITPLALWNARAAGHDAEQVVDALVSFSRYAVPQPLLVDIVDTMARYGRLQLVKHPAHGLTLVSLDRAVLEEVLRNKKIAPMLGARIDDDTVIVHGSERGRVKQMLLKIGWPAEDLAGYVDGEAHPITLDQDGWELRDYQEMAADSFWAGGSGVVVLPCGAGKTLVGAAAMAKAGATTLILVTNTVAGRQWKRELIARTSLTENEIGEYSGERKEIRPVTIATYQVITRRTKGEYKHLELFDSRDWGLIIYDEVHLLPAPVFRMTADLQSRRRLGLTATLIREDGREGDVFSLIGPKRYDAPWKDIEAQGWIAPAECIEVRVTMTDNERMLYATAEPEERYKLCSTAHTKIAVVKSILERHPNEPTLVIGAYLDQLDELGEELNAPVIQGSTKNAEREALFDQFRRGEIRTLVVSKVANFSIDLPEASVAVQVSGTFGSRQEEAQRLGRLLRPKADGGGAVFYSVVSRDSLDAEYAAHRQRFLAEQGYGYIIKDADDLLGPAI, from the coding sequence ATGACTGAGGGCCCGCTGATCGTCCAGTCGGACAAGACCGTGCTGCTCGAGGTCGACCACGAACTCGCCGGCGCGGCGCGCGCCGCCATCGCCCCGTTCGCGGAGCTGGAGCGCGCCCCCGAGCACATCCACACCTACCGCATCACCCCGCTGGCGCTGTGGAACGCCCGCGCGGCCGGGCACGACGCCGAGCAGGTGGTCGACGCACTGGTCAGCTTCTCGCGGTATGCCGTGCCCCAGCCGCTGCTGGTGGACATCGTCGACACCATGGCCCGGTACGGCCGGCTGCAGCTGGTCAAGCATCCCGCCCACGGCCTGACCCTGGTCAGCCTGGATCGCGCGGTGCTCGAAGAAGTGCTGCGCAACAAGAAGATCGCCCCGATGCTGGGCGCCCGCATCGACGACGACACGGTGATCGTGCACGGCAGCGAACGCGGCCGGGTCAAGCAGATGCTGCTCAAGATCGGCTGGCCCGCCGAGGACCTCGCCGGCTACGTGGACGGCGAGGCGCACCCGATCACCCTGGACCAGGACGGCTGGGAGCTGCGCGACTATCAGGAGATGGCCGCCGATTCGTTCTGGGCCGGCGGCTCCGGCGTGGTGGTGCTGCCGTGCGGTGCCGGCAAGACGCTGGTGGGCGCCGCCGCGATGGCCAAGGCCGGGGCGACGACGCTGATCCTGGTCACCAACACCGTGGCCGGGCGGCAGTGGAAGCGTGAACTGATCGCACGAACGTCGTTGACGGAGAACGAGATCGGCGAGTACTCGGGTGAGCGCAAGGAGATCCGCCCGGTCACCATCGCCACCTATCAGGTGATCACCCGGCGCACCAAGGGTGAGTACAAGCACCTCGAGTTGTTCGACAGCCGGGACTGGGGCCTGATCATCTACGACGAGGTGCACCTGCTGCCCGCGCCGGTGTTCCGGATGACCGCCGATCTGCAGTCCCGGCGCCGGCTGGGGCTGACCGCGACGCTGATCCGGGAGGACGGCCGCGAAGGCGACGTGTTCAGCCTGATCGGCCCGAAACGGTATGACGCACCGTGGAAGGACATCGAGGCGCAGGGCTGGATCGCGCCCGCCGAGTGCATCGAGGTCCGGGTCACCATGACCGACAACGAGCGGATGCTCTATGCCACCGCCGAACCGGAGGAACGCTACAAGCTCTGCTCGACGGCGCACACCAAGATCGCGGTGGTGAAGTCGATCCTGGAGCGGCACCCGAACGAGCCGACGCTGGTGATCGGCGCCTATCTGGACCAGCTGGACGAACTCGGCGAAGAGCTGAACGCGCCGGTGATCCAGGGGTCGACCAAGAACGCCGAACGGGAGGCGTTGTTCGACCAGTTCCGGCGCGGCGAGATCCGCACACTGGTGGTCAGCAAGGTCGCGAACTTCTCCATCGACCTCCCGGAAGCCTCTGTGGCCGTTCAGGTTTCGGGGACATTCGGGTCCCGCCAGGAGGAGGCGCAGCGCCTGGGCCGGCTGCTGCGCCCGAAGGCCGACGGCGGCGGCGCGGTGTTCTATTCGGTGGTGAGCCGTGACAGCCTGGACGCCGAGTACGCCGCGCACCGGCAGCGGTTCCTCGCCGAGCAGGGCTACGGGTACATCATCAAGGACGCCGACGACCTGCTGGGCCCGGCGATCTAG